In one window of Eubalaena glacialis isolate mEubGla1 chromosome 13, mEubGla1.1.hap2.+ XY, whole genome shotgun sequence DNA:
- the LOC133103710 gene encoding large ribosomal subunit protein eL42-like, producing the protein MVNVPKTQRTFCKKCGKHQPHKVTQYKKGKNSLYAQGKRRYDRKQSGYSAQTKPVFWKKAKTTKKIVLRLECVEPNCRSKRILAIKRCKHFELGGDKKRKGQVIRF; encoded by the coding sequence ATGGTCAATGTACCTAAAACCCAAAGGACTTTCTGTAAGAAGTGTGGAAAGCATCAGCCTCACAAAGTGACCCAGTATAAGAAGGGCAAAAATTCCCTGTATGCCCAGGGAAAGAGGCGCTATGATCGGAAGCAGAGTGGCTATAGTGCGCAAACAAAGCCAGTTTTCTGGAAGAAGGCTAAAACTACAAAGAAGATCGTACTGAGGCTTGAATGTGTTGAGCCCAACTGCAGGTCCAAGAGGATACTGGCCATTAAGAGATGCAAGCATTTTGAACTCGGAGGAGATAAGAAGAGAAAGGGCCAAGTGATCCGGTTCTAA
- the RAB26 gene encoding ras-related protein Rab-26 produces the protein MSRKKTPKSKGGSAPATSALPATHGSRPVRPGTARPGPDAPPNGPPQPGRSSLGGGGDFYDVAFKVMLVGDSGVGKTCLLVRFKDGAFLAGTFISTVGIDFRNKVLDVDGMKVKLQIWDTAGQERFRSVTHAYYRDAHALLLLYDVTNKASFDSIQAWLTEIQEYAQHDVVLMLLGNKVDSAQERVVKREDGEKLAKEYGLPFMETSAKTGLNVDLAFMAIAKELKQRCMKAPSEPRFQLHDYVKREGRGASCCKP, from the exons ATGTCCAGGAAAAAGACCCCCAAGAGCAAGGGGGGTAGCGCGCCCGCTACCTCCGCACTGCCCGCCACCCACGGGTCCCGGCCCGTGCGCCCCGGGACTGCGCGCCCTGGCCCCGACGCACCTCCCAACGGGCCCCCGCAGCCCGGCCGGTCTTCGCTTGGCGGCGGTGGCGACTTCTACGACGTCGCCTTCAAG GTCATGCTGGTGGGAGACTCAGGCGTGGGGAAGACCTGCTTACTCGTGCGCTTTAAGGATGGGGCTTTCCTGGCAGGGACCTTCATCTCCACTGTGGGCATCGACTTCCGG AACAAAGTTCTGGATGTGGATGGCATGAAGGTGAAGCTGCAG ATCTGGGACACGGCTGGCCAGGAAAGGTTCCGCAGCGTCACCCATGCCTACTACCGAGACGCTCATG CACTGCTGCTGCTCTATGACGTTACCAACAAGGCCTCCTTCGACAGCATCCAG GCCTGGCTGACAGAGATCCAGGAGTATGCCCAGCATGACGTGGTACTCATGCTGCTGGGGAACAAG GTGGACTCTGCCCAGGAGCgtgtggtgaaaagggaggaTGGGGAGAAGCTGGCCAAG GAGTACGGGCTGCCGTTCATGGAGACCAGCGCCAAGACGGGCCTCAATGTGGACTTGGCTTTCATGGCCATAGCAAA GGAGTTGAAGCAGCGCTGCATGAAAGCTCCCAGTGAGCCTCGCTTTCAGCTGCACGACTATGTCAAGAGGGAGGGCCGGGGGGCCTCCTGCTGCAAACCCTGA